The genomic DNA CTACGATTTTCTAATCAATATATCAGGAGGTTCCAGGTTCGACCCCTGGGCGGATCGTTTTAAGTCCTCATCAGTTCTATGAAATCTCATTCAAGTTAATAATTATCTTTTTCCCCCCCGCCAGGCTAGCCCTACCACTGCTGGTGGgcctccttggtctccttcCTGGTCAAACCTTACCAGGTTTGACCAACCAACACTTAAGTTATCTTTAAAAGAAAACCTGTAGAATTTGCTTGGCGGCCCCAAGCTTGCACTCCCGAAACAATTTCCGCTTGCTACATTACCTATCGAGTAAAATGCACATCGCTGACGAGAATTGGCAGGCTCCTCCCCAATTCAGCCGAGCGATGTTGCTCCGGCTCCTGTAGCACTGGCATTCGATGGATTCAGCCGGCTCAAATGATAACGACTTTCACTTGGCTCACGACCCTCTCTCGTTAAAATAACTCGCACCAAAACAGGCATAATCATCATGGCTTGCCCGTAAGTTATGTATACAGTTCATGCGCCGACTCTACAATGTCCAGTAGCTAACCACTGGAATCTCTAGCACCCACATCCTCGTTACAGGCGCCACCGGCTTCATCGGCGCGCATGTTGTGGACATGCTGCTTTCCCGTGGCTTTAGGGTAAGGTAACTACTCGGTCCAAAGCCAAAGGCGAGGCCATGTTGGCAGCTCGTCCTCGAGCCACCCAGGCATCTCGTCTTGACTGTGTCGTCATTGACGACTTTTTAGGGCCAGAGCTGGACCTTGCTTCAACGTTGAAAGGTGGCATTGATGCCATCGTTCATGTGGCCTCCCCTTTCACATACGACACTCAAAATAACGAGGCAGAGCTGATACTACCTGCCATCAACGGGGTCAAGGCTGTCTTGTCTGCGGCCGCGGAAGCACAAACGGTGAAACGGGTGGTGATCACATCAAGCTTCGCTGCAGTActtgatgttgagagggCGCGGAAGGCGTCTCAGTACTTTACCTACACGGCGGACGACTGGAACCCCCTTACGTACGATGAAGCGGCCGATCCAAAGACAAGCGCGGTGGTGGCATATCGATGGAGCAAGAAGTTTGCCGAACTGGCGGCGTGGGAATTTGTGAATAATTTCGAGTGtcgtgggggtgggttgagtTTTGACTTGGTCACCTTGTGTCCCCCCATGACGTTTGGGCCTGTGGTTCATCCCGTGGTTGGTGGGCCTTTGGGGCTAAATGATAGCAACAGCCAGCTGTGGAAGGTTGCGATTGCGAGCCAGCAAGGAAATGAGCTTCCTGTCGCGAGAGTACCATTCTGGGTTGATGTAAGGGATCTGGCGCAGGCGCACGTCGAAGCACTTCTTCGGCCAGAAGCAGGGGGCAAACGGTACCTGGTTTCTTCCCAGGAGAGATTAACGTATGAAATGGCAGCCGAGATCATCGAGCACGAGTTTCCCAATTTTGTGAGACCAGAGGGGGCGCCAGTGGTGGAGAGGCAGGTGGTCAACGAGAGCCACAGTATTGATGGCGAGACAGCGGCGAGGGAGCTGGGCATCTCATATCGCGCTTGTCAAGAGACAGTGGTGGACTTAATGAGGCAGGTTGGTGCAATGTAGGCAGGAGCAAACCACCCGCTGGCAATGCGACCCCTGCTCAGTACCCCACTCACGGGAATGGACATGACCTCATCGATCCCAGAGCACATGAAACCCGCAACCAAATCGTATTTTCTGGCTGCATCGCTGCGGCATCGCTGATCACCCGTGATACAGATGGACTTTTTCCATGTCCACTTAGTGTACAATAACCCACCTCTCTGTCTTCTtcacaccaccgccatccgaAGTGAGCAGCTGGTAGTACACCGCGCTGCTGAACTGATCGACACTGGCCATGACGCCTACAGTGCTACCGCTACGTCGGGCCCTCGAGATTCCACACTATTCATTGGACACGGTGCCGGCAGCTGGTATTTTAGCCAGGCGGAGCCACCTGGTCGGAAGctttgtgttgttgtgcaACTGATCTTGCTCGCGTCGTTTCATGCCACCCTACCTTTGTCCACCAAGTTTGCCGCAGGCCATTGTCCCCTCAACGTGTCATTCACTCTGCTTCACACCTCGACCCGGCTATCTGCCCATACCACCGGCACTgttcaccaccatggcccGCAAAGCTGGATCCGTGTGCAAACAGGTGTCTAACCCCGAGTCTCCCATCCGCCCCCAGGTACTTCTTCGCCGCTCGAACCGCAATCTCGCCCAAAGCCAAAAGATgacagacgaggaggatgagtcCCGCGAGATTCAGGGAAAGATACTGGGCATCAGGAAGGGGGCCGACTCGGGGAATGCCACAGAGGCCACAGCTGAGGATGTTCAGTCTTCGGGCAAAGAAGGGCTCAGGTTTGCCATTGAAGGTCTGGCTCGGATGGAGCGCCGGCTGCAGCGGGCTACAAAGCGGCAGAAATTGAAGGTGGAAGAAACACATCTCACTGAGACgctcgacgaggacgagtACAAGCCGCCGGACGAGGTCACCACTGCTGGCTGGAAGCAGCGACATCAGAACCCTGGTGTGTCGAAGCAACCAGACCGTCAGGACCGGGCTCAAAGAGGTATgtttggcggcgagggccTTGATCTGAAAGACGAAGCACCAGTGGCTACTGAAGAGGCACTCGACACGGTCAAACGAGGAGCCGCACGACCTCCTCCCGTCAACAGTCACTATCTTCCGCTGCCTTGGAGAGGCCGGCTCGGCTATGTTAGCAGTCCTATAGTGGTCACCTGAGGCAAAGAATGGCATTGGATCTAATGGTATCATTAGGCATGTCTCAACACCTACCTGCGAACCGCCAAGCCGCCAGTCTTCAGTTCCCGCACATGTCGCATGGCGTCCATCATCGACCACCGGTATCCGCTCGCCGACCCGGACCAACCCGAGCATGCAACCAAGAACAGGCCGGACAAGTCCAAGGCGGTCGATCATGAACTGGGGGTCCGCTTTGTGCAGAATCTTGGGCTTCAGAATGCAGCCGATATCGTCAAAATGATACGGTGGAACGACAAGTACGGCATCAAGTTTATGCGCCTCAGCTCCGAGATGTTTCCCTTTGCCAGTCATGCTGAACACGGGTACAAACTGGCACCCTTTGCATCAGACATTCTGGCCGAGGTAGGGAGAGTGGCTGCCGAGCTCGGCCACCGTCTCACGACACATCCCGGCCAGGTATGATCCCTTGCGCAAGAAGCACTGTGGCCTCGATGTCGTTGCTGACAAGGACTCTTGTGCTTTTAGTTTACCCAGCTCGGATCTCCCCGCAAGGAAGTCATCGAGGCTTCCGTTCGAGACCTTGCGTATCACGATGAGATGCTATCCCTCCTGCGGCTACCGGGGCAGCAAGATCGCGATGCCGTCATGATCCTTCACATGGGTGGGGTTTATGGAGACAAGGCCGCGACTCTGGATCGATTCCGTGCCAACTATGCCGAGCTCTCCCCATCGATCAAGAATCGGTTAGTTCTTGAGAATGACGACGTTTCTTGGAGTGTTCATGACCTGCTGCCTGTCTGCGAAGAACTCAACATTCCACTCGTACTcgattaccaccaccacaacatcatcttcGACCCTTCAAAGTGCCGAGAGGGGACGCTGGACATCTCGCAGCCAGAAATCATGGAACGGATCACAGCAACCTGGCGGCGCAAGGGAATCACGCAAAAGATGCACTACAGCGAGCCATGTCCGGGCGCCGTTACACCACGGGACAGGCGCAAGCACAGCCCACGAGTCATGACGCTGCCGCCCTGTCCGCCGGATATGGACCTCATGATTGAAGCCAAGGATAAGGAGCAGGCCGTCTTTGAACTGATGCGTACCTTCAAGCTCCCAGGGTTTGAAAAGGTCAATGACATGGTTCCGCATGAGAGGTTTGACGAGCCAAGACCTGTCCCACGAGTCGCGTCGGCAACAAAGAGTAAGAAGTCCAAAACAGGAGCCAACGTCAGGCGGAAGCGAGCGgtcgatgaagaggagccaGCCGAAGCAGACGACACGGCCGTCGCCGAATCAGATGCCATCAAGACAGAGGCGGCTCAGGTCTCTGAAGTTACGGTCACGGTGCTGGAgtttgggatgggtggtCCCGATAATCGGGTTTACTGGCCACCAGGCATGGAGGAGTGGTTGAAGCCGAGGAAGAGACAATCCAACAAAAGCACCAAATCAGGCAAACGGGAtttggaggaagatgacgaagacACAGGAGAAAATATGGAAGAAGCCGAAGGGATCTAGAGAGATGTCATGGCCTAGTAATGAAACACTACCTCATCTTCAAGAATTGATTCTTATTTACCGTAAAACCGACAAGGTCTTCTCCCAATGCTGCTTCTATATACATGCAAGATGTCCCTTTGTTTTCCCGCTGCGCCGCCCAAAATGATGCAATGGCAAGccccaaaaagaagaagagaaaaagaaaaaggcaacAGAACCCCTTTCCTAAAGGGCCTTGAGTGCAGAACTCCAGATGCCCTGCTCTGGTTGGTGTCCTGAAGGTGGCTCAGTCTGATAACTCCTTCCCCTCGTTTGTCGACTGGGCAATGATTCCTGGACAAGCCCCAGCGACGGATCTTGGTGGATGAGGCGCTGGAGATGGGATTTCCCGGGGTAGAGAGATGCTGAAGGACGTGTGCAAGCCTGCTTGTTACTGAGAAACAAGGGCACAGGgtaaaaagagaaaaaaaagtatagaaagggtggtggtgaggtgattAAGACTGGATAAGTGGCAAAGGAAGCAGGCCAAAAAATGATGAAACGTAGCGAGCGTGGGCAACCGAGTGCGTC from Podospora pseudoanserina strain CBS 124.78 chromosome 2, whole genome shotgun sequence includes the following:
- a CDS encoding hypothetical protein (COG:V; EggNog:ENOG503P09X); the protein is MACPTHILVTGATGFIGAHVVDMLLSRGFRVTTRSKAKGEAMLAARPRATQASRLDCVVIDDFLGPELDLASTLKGGIDAIVHVASPFTYDTQNNEAELILPAINGVKAVLSAAAEAQTVKRVVITSSFAAVLDVERARKASQYFTYTADDWNPLTYDEAADPKTSAVVAYRWSKKFAELAAWEFVNNFECRGGGLSFDLVTLCPPMTFGPVVHPVVGGPLGLNDSNSQLWKVAIASQQGNELPVARVPFWVDVRDLAQAHVEALLRPEAGGKRYLVSSQERLTYEMAAEIIEHEFPNFVRPEGAPVVERQVVNESHSIDGETAARELGISYRACQETVVDLMRQVGAM
- the MUS18 gene encoding UV-damage endonuclease (COG:L; EggNog:ENOG503NXY6), whose product is MARKAGSVCKQVSNPESPIRPQVLLRRSNRNLAQSQKMTDEEDESREIQGKILGIRKGADSGNATEATAEDVQSSGKEGLRFAIEGLARMERRLQRATKRQKLKVEETHLTETLDEDEYKPPDEVTTAGWKQRHQNPGVSKQPDRQDRAQRGMFGGEGLDLKDEAPVATEEALDTVKRGAARPPPVNSHYLPLPWRGRLGYACLNTYLRTAKPPVFSSRTCRMASIIDHRYPLADPDQPEHATKNRPDKSKAVDHELGVRFVQNLGLQNAADIVKMIRWNDKYGIKFMRLSSEMFPFASHAEHGYKLAPFASDILAEVGRVAAELGHRLTTHPGQFTQLGSPRKEVIEASVRDLAYHDEMLSLLRLPGQQDRDAVMILHMGGVYGDKAATLDRFRANYAELSPSIKNRLVLENDDVSWSVHDLLPVCEELNIPLVLDYHHHNIIFDPSKCREGTLDISQPEIMERITATWRRKGITQKMHYSEPCPGAVTPRDRRKHSPRVMTLPPCPPDMDLMIEAKDKEQAVFELMRTFKLPGFEKVNDMVPHERFDEPRPVPRVASATKSKKSKTGANVRRKRAVDEEEPAEADDTAVAESDAIKTEAAQVSEVTVTVLEFGMGGPDNRVYWPPGMEEWLKPRKRQSNKSTKSGKRDLEEDDEDTGENMEEAEGI